The proteins below are encoded in one region of Stenotrophomonas bentonitica:
- a CDS encoding DUF418 domain-containing protein yields MKPATPSLQPLAGGDRIEVIDILRGVALLGILLMNMEALSGPLDLAFTGIDPHWTGLDYWVDAAVYVLVQGKFFTLFSLLFGAGFAIMAQRAEAARRDLTPFYLRRSAGLLLIGLCHALLVWSGDILVIYALVSLPLLATREAPQRWLPAMGVLTYLCAAAMMLLLGAVVGLAAQAQGEGGSMASAIAQGQHTVELQRQAYGHGTFVQAVAQRASDLGTALSGALIIGPEVLGMFLLGSWFARSGALAEPERFERLYRRLRLGALPVGLGLMLLSALWVPYLAPGTFTPTTGAAYALSSLASLLMCLGYLAWIVHWHRHLRVLAPMGRMALTQYILQSLVCTWLFYGYGLGAFETLPRAWQVPFALALFALQVLLSHAWLKHFRFGPLEWVWRAMTYGRWPALRR; encoded by the coding sequence GTGAAGCCTGCCACCCCGTCGCTGCAGCCCTTGGCCGGTGGCGACCGCATTGAAGTCATCGACATCCTGCGCGGGGTCGCGCTGCTCGGCATCCTGTTGATGAACATGGAAGCGCTGAGCGGCCCGCTCGACCTAGCCTTCACCGGGATCGACCCGCACTGGACCGGACTGGACTACTGGGTCGACGCGGCGGTGTACGTGCTGGTGCAGGGCAAGTTCTTCACCCTGTTCTCGCTGCTGTTCGGTGCCGGTTTCGCGATCATGGCGCAGCGTGCCGAAGCCGCGCGCCGCGACCTCACCCCGTTCTACCTGCGCCGCAGCGCCGGCCTGCTGCTCATTGGACTGTGCCACGCGCTGCTGGTCTGGTCCGGCGACATCCTGGTGATCTACGCACTGGTCTCGCTGCCGCTGCTGGCCACCCGCGAAGCGCCGCAGCGCTGGCTGCCGGCCATGGGCGTGCTCACCTACCTGTGCGCGGCCGCGATGATGCTGCTGCTCGGTGCCGTGGTCGGCCTGGCCGCGCAGGCGCAGGGCGAGGGCGGCAGCATGGCCAGCGCCATCGCGCAGGGCCAGCACACCGTTGAACTGCAGCGCCAGGCGTATGGGCATGGCACGTTTGTCCAGGCCGTGGCGCAACGTGCCAGCGATCTCGGCACGGCCCTGTCCGGCGCGCTCATCATCGGCCCGGAAGTGCTCGGCATGTTCCTGCTCGGCAGCTGGTTCGCGCGCAGCGGCGCGCTGGCCGAACCGGAACGCTTCGAGCGGCTGTATCGGCGGCTGCGCCTGGGCGCGTTGCCGGTCGGCCTGGGCCTGATGCTGCTCAGTGCGCTGTGGGTCCCGTACCTGGCGCCGGGCACCTTCACCCCCACCACCGGCGCGGCCTACGCGCTGTCGTCGCTGGCCAGCCTGTTGATGTGCCTGGGCTACCTGGCGTGGATCGTGCATTGGCACCGGCACCTGCGCGTGCTCGCACCGATGGGGCGGATGGCGTTGACCCAGTACATCCTGCAGTCGCTGGTCTGCACCTGGCTGTTCTACGGCTACGGGCTGGGCGCGTTCGAAACGCTGCCGCGCGCCTGGCAGGTGCCGTTCGCGCTGGCCCTGTTCGCGCTGCAGGTGCTGCTCAGCCACGCCTGGCTGAAGCACTTCCGCTTCGGCCCGCTGGAATGGGTGTGGCGCGCGATGACCTACGGGCGCTGGCCAGCGTTGCGGCGGTGA
- a CDS encoding FKBP-type peptidyl-prolyl cis-trans isomerase gives MKIEKDRVVRFHYTVAEQGQEPIESSKDRDPLAILIGHGNIIPGLENAMMDKEAGATFEVDVKAADAYGERREGLTQRVPKKHFGTTKLTPGAQVVLQTNFGPRAVTVQKVGMSVVDVDLNHPMAGKDLHFSVEIVDVREASAEEIEHGHVHGDGGHQH, from the coding sequence ATGAAGATCGAAAAAGACCGCGTTGTCCGCTTCCATTACACCGTTGCCGAGCAGGGCCAGGAGCCGATCGAGAGCTCGAAGGACCGCGACCCGCTGGCGATCCTGATTGGCCACGGCAACATCATCCCGGGCCTGGAAAACGCCATGATGGACAAGGAAGCCGGCGCGACCTTCGAGGTCGACGTCAAGGCGGCCGATGCCTACGGCGAACGCCGTGAAGGCCTGACCCAGCGCGTGCCCAAGAAGCACTTCGGCACCACCAAGCTGACCCCGGGCGCCCAGGTCGTGCTGCAGACCAACTTCGGCCCGCGCGCGGTCACCGTGCAGAAGGTCGGCATGAGCGTGGTCGACGTCGACCTGAACCATCCGATGGCCGGCAAGGACCTGCACTTCTCGGTGGAGATCGTGGACGTGCGCGAAGCCAGCGCGGAAGAAATCGAGCACGGCCACGTGCACGGCGACGGCGGCCACCAGCACTGA
- a CDS encoding C40 family peptidase, with protein MTPVPRSISPFARGAALLCLALLAACGGGKTTRPSAPPASTQVWPTVVPNDPQAANAVLMRAIGLVGTPYRYGGNTPESGFDCSGLVAYVYREMLDLKLPRTSRDLAAVQGPKIDPQRLAPGDLVFFGDRGNVFHVGIYVGEGRFVHAPSTGGTVRLDSLGGTYWKQHYTGAKRVLH; from the coding sequence ATGACGCCAGTTCCGCGCTCGATCAGCCCGTTCGCCCGGGGTGCCGCCCTGCTCTGCCTGGCCCTGCTGGCCGCCTGTGGCGGTGGCAAGACCACCCGCCCGAGCGCGCCGCCGGCCTCCACCCAGGTCTGGCCAACGGTGGTACCGAACGATCCGCAGGCGGCCAATGCGGTGCTGATGCGCGCGATCGGGCTGGTCGGCACGCCCTACCGCTACGGCGGCAACACGCCGGAGTCGGGGTTCGACTGCAGCGGGCTGGTCGCCTACGTGTACCGGGAAATGCTCGACCTGAAGCTGCCGCGCACCTCGCGCGACCTGGCGGCGGTGCAGGGCCCGAAGATCGACCCGCAGCGGCTGGCACCGGGCGACCTGGTGTTCTTCGGAGACCGGGGCAACGTGTTCCACGTCGGCATCTATGTGGGTGAAGGACGCTTCGTACACGCGCCGAGCACCGGGGGAACGGTGCGCCTGGATTCGCTGGGCGGGACGTACTGGAAGCAGCACTACACGGGGGCGAAACGCGTACTTCACTGA
- a CDS encoding C40 family peptidase: MTTADLTCQGQTATFRRTARPALLAFALCLASVPAWAQTAPTTAVDAAPVAAAAVAEAPAAAKPKAEAPARSKADAAASATLAALLPHLAANDTIPLMDRSAMFAGDLSRLLANYDASSGATGVVVGGEADNGKVQSLLRRAMTLLGTPYRWGGTSPDSGFDCSGLVGYVFKTALGIELPRVSREMAHDGEAELINDRNALAAGDLVFFGRKGRVDHVGIYVGEGRFLHAPSTGKDVRVDSLVSGYWGGKFMQARRVEL; this comes from the coding sequence GTGACGACAGCCGACCTGACGTGCCAAGGCCAGACCGCCACTTTCCGGCGCACTGCCCGCCCCGCTCTTCTCGCTTTCGCCCTCTGCCTGGCCAGTGTTCCGGCCTGGGCACAGACCGCACCGACGACCGCCGTCGATGCCGCGCCGGTTGCCGCTGCTGCCGTCGCCGAAGCACCCGCCGCCGCCAAGCCGAAGGCTGAGGCGCCGGCCCGCAGCAAGGCTGATGCCGCTGCCAGCGCCACCCTTGCCGCCCTGTTGCCGCACCTGGCGGCCAACGACACCATTCCGCTGATGGACCGCTCGGCGATGTTCGCCGGCGACCTGAGCCGCCTGCTGGCCAACTACGACGCCAGTTCCGGTGCGACCGGGGTGGTGGTCGGCGGCGAAGCCGACAATGGCAAGGTGCAGTCGCTGCTGCGCCGTGCGATGACCCTGCTGGGCACGCCGTACCGCTGGGGCGGCACCTCGCCGGACAGCGGTTTCGACTGCAGCGGCCTGGTCGGCTATGTGTTCAAGACCGCGCTGGGCATCGAGCTGCCGCGCGTTTCGCGTGAAATGGCCCACGACGGCGAAGCAGAGCTGATCAACGACCGCAACGCGCTGGCCGCGGGCGACCTGGTGTTCTTCGGCCGCAAGGGCCGGGTCGACCACGTGGGCATCTACGTGGGCGAAGGCCGCTTCCTGCACGCGCCCAGCACCGGCAAGGACGTCCGCGTGGACAGCCTGGTTTCGGGCTACTGGGGTGGCAAGTTCATGCAGGCCCGCCGCGTCGAGCTCTGA
- a CDS encoding sigma-54 interaction domain-containing protein, with product MAAVPEFPARCVIWFGHPHAAERAALAAEGWQVRGVASDQCVSIGMRSNDLVVGLLDLRGAPPGNLEHLQGLLAQHRHMRLLAIVPAGPLPADPALQALLGCCVETYTAPLDVTGLVLRLQQLADGEAAGQPAGAQALVGDSAVLQVARAALRKFAPVDLPVLITGETGTGKELAAQALHALSPRHGRPFLAVNCGAIPAALVQSELFGHERGAFTGAATRRLGLFETATGGTVFLDEIGDLPLDAQTNLLRVLQEGTIERVGSNHPVSVDVRVVAATHVDLEQAVERGQFRRDLFYRLNVLRLPMPPLRERGTDILLLAEHFLASFRRRHVTRARGFSTEAARALQRFNWPGNVRELLNRVQRAAIVSEAELISVADLELLPPQVEMPQRMLHDARQAAERDALLQALRDNAFNITACARTMQVSRVTVYRLCRKHQLALPELR from the coding sequence ATGGCGGCAGTCCCTGAATTTCCGGCCCGGTGTGTAATCTGGTTTGGGCACCCACACGCGGCCGAGCGGGCCGCCCTTGCAGCGGAAGGTTGGCAGGTACGTGGGGTCGCGAGCGACCAGTGCGTGTCGATCGGCATGCGCAGCAACGACCTGGTGGTCGGGCTGCTGGACCTGCGCGGTGCGCCGCCGGGCAACCTGGAACACCTGCAGGGTCTGTTGGCACAGCACCGGCACATGCGGCTGCTGGCGATCGTGCCGGCCGGTCCGCTGCCGGCCGATCCGGCGCTGCAGGCGCTGCTGGGCTGCTGCGTGGAGACGTATACGGCGCCGCTGGACGTGACCGGGCTGGTGCTGCGGCTGCAGCAGCTGGCCGACGGTGAGGCGGCGGGACAGCCGGCCGGTGCGCAGGCGCTGGTCGGGGACAGTGCGGTGCTGCAGGTGGCACGGGCGGCACTGCGGAAGTTCGCGCCGGTGGATCTGCCGGTACTGATCACGGGGGAAACGGGCACGGGCAAGGAGCTGGCGGCGCAGGCACTACATGCGCTGTCGCCGCGCCATGGGCGTCCGTTCCTGGCGGTGAACTGCGGGGCGATTCCAGCGGCGCTGGTGCAGTCTGAGCTGTTCGGGCATGAGCGCGGGGCGTTCACGGGCGCGGCGACGCGACGGCTGGGCCTGTTCGAGACGGCGACGGGCGGGACGGTGTTCCTGGACGAGATCGGGGACCTGCCGCTGGATGCGCAGACGAATCTGCTGCGGGTGCTGCAGGAGGGCACGATCGAGCGGGTGGGCAGCAACCATCCGGTGTCGGTGGATGTGCGGGTGGTGGCGGCGACGCATGTGGACCTGGAGCAGGCGGTGGAGCGGGGGCAGTTCCGCCGCGATCTGTTCTACCGGCTCAATGTGCTGCGGTTGCCGATGCCACCGTTGCGTGAGCGTGGGACGGACATCCTGTTGCTGGCGGAGCATTTCCTGGCGAGCTTCCGGCGCCGGCATGTGACGCGGGCGCGGGGGTTCAGTACGGAGGCGGCGCGGGCGCTGCAGCGTTTCAACTGGCCGGGCAATGTGCGAGAGCTGTTGAACCGGGTGCAGCGGGCGGCGATCGTGAGCGAGGCGGAACTGATCAGCGTGGCCGACCTGGAGCTGCTGCCGCCGCAGGTGGAGATGCCGCAGCGGATGCTGCACGACGCGCGACAGGCGGCGGAGCGGGATGCGCTGTTGCAGGCTCTGCGCGACAACGCGTTCAACATTACGGCGTGTGCTCGCACCATGCAGGTGTCTCGGGTGACGGTGTATCGGCTGTGCCGGAAACATCAGTTGGCTCTGCCTGAGTTGCGTTGA
- a CDS encoding transporter, translating to MHTSIRRTPLALAALALMASASAGAQSAPATPTDEADVKALIEQLELLKANYAQEVRRLRELDMQVQAMQARLSGKTAPLAGTAPAPPQPSSAPAAPPSGDGYASTASEAQEAKQASRRSVDDVKQQTSTLFTRRFTLENSLTYARYDRKQLTLNGFLALDAIFLGNIAIENVESDTLTYNLAARWGLTPRLALNLDVPYLARKTVFQKGGAGGAAAAIAQEETTGNGIGDVSLSANYKLFSEQGRWPETVLTVGATAPTGREPYGLDWKVLQRDDDDFIRFAVPAEQPTGNGVWQANVGLSAVKTADPAILFANIGYIHSFERSFDDLDANPDTINPGDVKLGGSYYFGAGVAFAFNERTSLSISFSDKLSARASTRFQGGQWVKIVGSDANAATLNLGITYALNQKTTLVSLLGIGLTPDAPDFTLAFKVPYML from the coding sequence ATGCACACCTCGATACGTAGAACCCCGCTGGCGCTGGCGGCGCTGGCACTGATGGCATCGGCCAGCGCGGGCGCGCAAAGCGCCCCGGCCACGCCAACCGACGAAGCAGACGTAAAGGCACTCATCGAGCAACTGGAACTGCTCAAGGCCAACTACGCCCAGGAAGTGCGCAGGCTGCGCGAACTGGACATGCAGGTGCAGGCCATGCAGGCCCGCCTGAGCGGCAAGACCGCGCCGCTGGCCGGCACCGCGCCCGCCCCGCCGCAGCCGTCCAGCGCGCCCGCCGCACCGCCCAGCGGTGACGGCTATGCCAGCACCGCTTCCGAAGCACAGGAAGCCAAGCAGGCCTCGCGGCGCAGCGTCGACGACGTCAAACAGCAGACCTCCACGCTGTTCACCCGTCGCTTCACCCTGGAAAACAGCCTCACCTACGCGCGTTACGACCGCAAACAGCTCACCCTCAACGGCTTCCTCGCGCTCGACGCGATCTTCCTCGGCAACATCGCCATCGAAAACGTCGAGTCCGACACCCTGACCTACAACCTTGCCGCCCGCTGGGGCCTGACCCCGCGCCTGGCATTGAACCTCGACGTCCCCTACCTTGCCCGCAAGACCGTGTTCCAGAAGGGCGGCGCCGGCGGCGCAGCGGCCGCCATCGCCCAGGAAGAAACCACCGGCAACGGCATCGGCGACGTCAGCCTCAGCGCCAACTACAAACTGTTCTCCGAACAGGGGCGCTGGCCGGAAACCGTGCTGACCGTCGGCGCCACCGCCCCCACCGGGCGCGAACCTTACGGCCTCGACTGGAAAGTCCTGCAGCGCGACGACGACGACTTCATCCGCTTCGCCGTGCCCGCCGAACAACCCACCGGCAACGGCGTCTGGCAGGCCAACGTCGGCCTCTCCGCGGTCAAGACCGCCGACCCCGCGATCCTGTTCGCCAACATTGGCTACATCCACTCGTTCGAACGCAGCTTCGACGACCTCGACGCCAACCCCGACACCATCAACCCGGGCGACGTGAAGCTGGGCGGCTCGTACTACTTCGGTGCCGGCGTGGCGTTCGCCTTCAACGAACGCACCAGCCTGAGCATTTCCTTCAGCGACAAGCTCAGCGCACGCGCATCCACCCGCTTCCAGGGCGGGCAGTGGGTGAAGATCGTGGGGAGCGATGCGAATGCAGCGACGTTGAACCTGGGTATCACGTACGCGTTGAACCAGAAGACGACACTGGTGAGTTTGCTGGGGATTGGGTTGACGCCGGATGCGCCTGATTTCACGTTGGCATTCAAGGTGCCGTACATGCTTTGA
- a CDS encoding C39 family peptidase, translated as MWSTRALCCLMLLLLLPAGATRAGDVAFSGVLPNGAVFTQKVESMQERRFRNMVRQHTDYSCGAAALATILRYAYHLDADEGTVIEGMMGVSDPELVHQRGFSLLDIKRYVESLGMRGRGYRVDEDRLRSMRIPGLVLMDVRGFRHFVVLKQVRDDVVDVADPILGNRSIPINEFLESWPSRAVFVVIGSDFDRNTVLLQPGERPSARSLYARQGPITDAELVDFGFAHADLF; from the coding sequence ATGTGGTCGACCCGAGCCCTGTGCTGCCTGATGTTGTTGCTGCTGTTGCCGGCAGGCGCCACGCGCGCCGGTGACGTGGCCTTCAGCGGCGTGCTGCCCAATGGCGCGGTGTTCACCCAGAAAGTGGAGAGCATGCAGGAACGGCGCTTCCGCAACATGGTGCGCCAACACACCGACTACAGCTGCGGCGCGGCCGCACTGGCCACGATCCTGCGTTATGCCTACCACCTGGACGCGGACGAAGGCACGGTGATCGAAGGAATGATGGGGGTCTCCGACCCCGAGCTGGTCCACCAGCGTGGTTTTTCGCTGCTGGACATCAAACGCTATGTGGAATCGCTGGGCATGCGCGGGCGCGGTTACCGTGTCGATGAAGACCGTCTGCGTTCAATGCGCATCCCCGGACTGGTGTTGATGGATGTACGCGGGTTCCGCCACTTCGTGGTCCTCAAGCAGGTCCGTGACGACGTGGTGGACGTGGCCGACCCGATCCTGGGCAACCGCAGCATCCCCATCAACGAATTTCTCGAATCATGGCCGTCGCGCGCCGTGTTCGTCGTGATCGGTAGCGATTTCGACCGCAACACCGTGCTGCTGCAGCCCGGCGAACGGCCCAGCGCGCGTTCGCTGTATGCCCGGCAGGGGCCGATCACCGACGCGGAACTGGTCGACTTCGGTTTTGCCCACGCCGATCTGTTCTAG
- a CDS encoding adhesin, protein MNTMNKTVLALAIAVAATASASAQDNQNASAFINHIHNVWETRTNTNTNTNTNLNTDVDTNINTDIDTDVDTDITTAIDTNIDTNIRNDWDSRTRVRNNSTTNTNSDTNTRTTTKSYSDTSDVNHTRNVSVNENVQKNSNIQADERKEKNNHGVDVNLESDLQVGADIQFRGRPTVSGDLEVNSAAIAIIDNRQSVTDNHGKNELVENNSSISENVAQNASGNLGFNTAAGDNNAQDNAAALSAADASFTFGMSDAQVYVNQYGAGNRTYNDGVANNSSLSGNAFRGATGNIGVNSAAGNNNEQKNALAASVSTARMATASISSNQVSTGNSVSNEGYTRAMRDTTQVTLRGTVRGGTAAIGVGGYAGRGNAYQANDYYPDTWTGATHTGGNQTGHIDMDSAAQGAVDNPYSEGAGGLAFDTDERGVLAYGEVGYADLHASLSGTVSTTRWVVQNAENNASLSGDAFRGASGNIGVNVAAGTGNLQANSLALAVAQPSTGAPTPGGGE, encoded by the coding sequence ATGAACACCATGAACAAGACGGTACTGGCGCTGGCCATCGCTGTTGCGGCTACCGCATCTGCTTCCGCCCAGGACAACCAGAACGCGAGCGCTTTCATCAACCACATCCACAACGTGTGGGAAACGCGCACCAACACCAATACCAACACCAACACGAACCTCAATACCGACGTTGATACCAACATCAACACCGATATCGATACCGATGTCGATACCGACATCACCACCGCGATCGATACCAACATCGATACCAACATCCGCAACGACTGGGATTCGCGTACCCGCGTACGCAACAACAGCACCACCAACACCAACTCCGACACCAACACCCGCACCACCACCAAGAGCTACAGCGACACCAGCGACGTCAATCACACCCGCAACGTGAGCGTGAACGAAAACGTCCAGAAGAACAGCAACATCCAGGCCGACGAGCGCAAGGAAAAGAACAACCACGGCGTCGACGTGAACCTGGAATCGGACCTGCAGGTGGGTGCGGATATCCAGTTCCGTGGCCGTCCGACCGTGTCGGGTGACCTGGAAGTCAACTCGGCGGCCATTGCCATCATCGACAACCGCCAGTCGGTTACCGACAACCATGGCAAGAACGAGCTGGTGGAAAACAACTCGTCGATCAGCGAGAACGTCGCGCAGAACGCTTCGGGCAACCTCGGCTTCAACACCGCCGCAGGTGACAACAACGCCCAGGACAACGCAGCCGCGCTGTCCGCCGCCGACGCTTCGTTCACCTTCGGCATGTCCGATGCCCAGGTGTATGTGAACCAGTACGGTGCGGGCAACCGGACCTACAACGACGGCGTGGCCAACAACTCCAGCCTCAGCGGCAATGCCTTCCGCGGCGCCACCGGCAACATCGGCGTGAACAGCGCTGCCGGCAACAACAACGAGCAGAAGAATGCGCTGGCGGCGTCGGTCTCCACCGCACGCATGGCCACCGCGAGCATCAGCTCGAACCAGGTCTCCACCGGCAACAGCGTGTCCAACGAGGGCTATACCAGGGCCATGCGTGACACCACCCAGGTCACCCTGCGTGGCACGGTCCGCGGTGGCACTGCGGCCATCGGTGTCGGCGGCTATGCGGGTCGCGGCAACGCCTACCAGGCCAATGACTACTACCCGGATACCTGGACCGGCGCCACGCACACCGGCGGCAACCAGACCGGGCATATCGACATGGACAGCGCGGCCCAGGGCGCAGTGGACAACCCGTATAGCGAAGGCGCCGGCGGCCTGGCCTTCGACACCGACGAGCGCGGTGTCCTGGCCTACGGTGAAGTCGGCTACGCCGACCTGCATGCCAGCCTGAGCGGGACCGTGTCGACCACCCGGTGGGTGGTGCAGAACGCCGAGAACAACGCCTCGCTGTCCGGTGACGCCTTCCGTGGCGCCAGCGGCAACATCGGCGTGAACGTCGCGGCCGGCACCGGCAACCTGCAGGCCAACAGCCTGGCACTGGCCGTGGCCCAGCCGTCCACCGGCGCCCCGACCCCCGGCGGCGGCGAGTAA